The DNA segment TTGTAAAGGGGGAAATGTCCATTGTAGGACCAAGGCCCGCCCTATGGAACCAGTACGACTTAATAAAAGAGCGGGACAAATACGGGGCCAACGACGTACCCGTAGGCCTTACGGGATGGGCCCAGATTAACGGCAGGGATGAGTTGCCCATTGAAAAAAAGGCAAAGCTTGACGGAAAATACGTGGACAACATGGGCCTGAAACTGGACGCCGTATGTTTTATCGGAACCTTTACCGCGGTCCTAAGACGGAAAGGGGTTATTGAAGGCGGCACCGGGATGATTGGGAAGTTAAAGGCCCGGGAGCGAAGAAAGAAAGAACAAAAGATTGTAAAGGAAGAAAAGAAGGAAATCGAGGAAAAGCAGGAACTTCAAAGGGAAGAGTACCGGGAGGCGTAAGGGTATTGTTTGCTTTTAGGGTGGATTCAAGGTAAGATGTTAGATGGTATGGAGGAAAATAGATGAATCGAAAGGGATTTACCTTAGTAGAGGTCTTAGTAGTACTCATGATTATTTCTATTCTTGCCTTAGTAGCCATCCCAAGATTAACAAACTATAAAGCGGATGCAGAGGCCCAAACTTGTTTGGTTAACCGTAGGCAAATCGTTTTAGAGTATGAGATATATTTATTACACAATGAAGTAAACCATGATTATTTTCAGTGGAACACGTTCTTAGAAAATTGCGAGTATCAAATTTGCCCGTCAAATGGCATCCTTGAATACGAGGGTGGCAAGGTGAATTGTACCGATCATAGTGATACCGAAGAAGAGGAAGTTCCCTTCCTGTAGGTTATGTATATTTTCTGATTGTATGTATAGTACGACATGAGTATCCTGAAAGGATACAAACCACAATATGTTGCAGAAGAAATGTCAAGAAAAAAGTTTGTTATGCAAGATGTAGTATTTAAAAATTTCTTGGAAATGGATCCCAATTAATATAGATATACAAAGCACCATATATTGATTATAAAAATGAACAACCACAACATGTGGTGGATGAATGAGGATTATTGCGAAATAAGCCTCAAAGAAAGACACTTTAAAATTTCAAGTTAAAAAATCCAGACCAAGATTGATCATTATAAAATGATGAATACTAAAAACAAAATATTGCAGAATGAAAAAATGCTTCTGCTGGATTCTGCATAAATGGTAAAATATGGAACGAAAAAATTCGACGTGAGTATCCTGAAAGGATAAAGAGGCTACAAGCCTGTAATAACAAGGGGCTGAGAATTAGACAGTCATTCTTCATCAGCCATAGTGGAAAAGACAGGTGGGAGTAACATATAAATTAGGAAATTCAAGTGCAATAGCACTTATACAACATATAGATTCTGTTTTTATACATAAATTAACAAATTAAGGTGCCATAGAAGCATCGCACATAGATTAGCAGGAGGATCATTTACTATGTTTTACTTAAAGATTAAAAGATTAATAGATATCGTACTTTCAGGTTTAGGACTAATTATTTTAGCTCCTGTTTTTTTAGTGCTTATCATAGCTATTAAATTAGACTCAAAAGGCCCTGTACTTTTCAAACAAAAGCGTGTAGGGATCCATAAGAGTCATTTTCATATATTGAAGTTTCGCACCATGAGAATTGATACTCCATCAGATATGCCTACTCATCTCTTAGAGAATCCGGATCAGTGGATTACGAAGGTAGGTAAGTTCTTGAGAAAGACAAGCCTAGACGAATTACCTCAAATCATCAATATATTCAAGGGTGAGATGAGTATTATCGGTCCAAGACCAGCGCTTTGGAATCAGTATGATCTGATTGAAGAAAGAGACAAGTACAGTGCTAATGATGTGCCTGTAGGCCTTACAGGCTGGGCACAGATTAATGGTAGAGATGAGTTGCCTATAGAGATTAAGGCAAAGTTGGATGGGGAGTACGTTAAGAAAAGAAG comes from the Isachenkonia alkalipeptolytica genome and includes:
- a CDS encoding sugar transferase; this translates as MYFTVKRYMDMILALLGLMVLAPVFILIMVLIKLDSKGPVFFRQKRVGRGKRHFYILKFRTMKIDTPKDMPTHLLKDPDQYITKMGKFLRKTSLDELPQILNIVKGEMSIVGPRPALWNQYDLIKERDKYGANDVPVGLTGWAQINGRDELPIEKKAKLDGKYVDNMGLKLDAVCFIGTFTAVLRRKGVIEGGTGMIGKLKARERRKKEQKIVKEEKKEIEEKQELQREEYREA
- a CDS encoding type II secretion system protein; this encodes MNRKGFTLVEVLVVLMIISILALVAIPRLTNYKADAEAQTCLVNRRQIVLEYEIYLLHNEVNHDYFQWNTFLENCEYQICPSNGILEYEGGKVNCTDHSDTEEEEVPFL
- a CDS encoding sugar transferase, translated to MFYLKIKRLIDIVLSGLGLIILAPVFLVLIIAIKLDSKGPVLFKQKRVGIHKSHFHILKFRTMRIDTPSDMPTHLLENPDQWITKVGKFLRKTSLDELPQIINIFKGEMSIIGPRPALWNQYDLIEERDKYSANDVPVGLTGWAQINGRDELPIEIKAKLDGEYVKKRSLWFDAICFIGTFTAVLRSKGVIEGGTGFISKMTKDKEESKGSTNKQENTNY